The following are from one region of the Venturia canescens isolate UGA unplaced genomic scaffold, ASM1945775v1 PGA_scaffold_15__1_contigs__length_3012046, whole genome shotgun sequence genome:
- the LOC122418608 gene encoding sentrin-specific protease 1-like: MNVGTQTEGMVTKCFSQQTGDDIGEWDIGEEQTLVQEINVSELKAMITGDGEVMNISVNQSAVTKKRTQNAQVQTGKWGKDKAIQTDWVLRKIDIEDSWKSDREALLHFLGRHKFYASLKEEFKVPDLITPIENLDPEEMAEESKKWRVGEFKWNFEWGNEEQNKGKTQNQNNDETKGRRDKKEKKDKSEKTLEINFEKKKEAEKGGLGTKVNLNAQRKEGEDKENTKDGNNNESKRKNEDTQKTEKARKRRIEVKQTNLDTLKGTNWLDDEIVNSYFELISNEESYVMNSFFFPRLHLNGHIAVKRWTKKVNIFAYERVLIPVHLGNHWCLAIINIKSKSIIYYDSFNGRNQRYLETLLAYLDAEAKEKEEISFDKSEWIVAMKKDIPRQQNGYDCGVFICQYAKYEVAKREMNFSQKDIPQIRIKMMEELQQGTLQN; this comes from the coding sequence ATGAACGTCGGTACACAAACAGAGGGAATGGTCACGAAGTGCTTTTCACAGCAGACGGGAGATGACATAGGAGAATGGGATATAGGAGAGGAACAGACCCTCGTTCAAGAAATAAATGTCTCAGAACTGAAAGCGATGATAACTGGAGACGGGGAAGTAATGAACATATCGGTAAACCAATCGGCTGTGACCAAGAAAAGGACACAGAATGCTCAAGTACAAACCGGCAAATGGGGAAAAGACAAGGCGATACAGACGGATTGGGTACTCCGAAAAATTGATATCGAGGATTCCTGGAAATCGGACCGTGAGGCTCTTCTCCATTTCCTCGGACGCCACAAATTTTATGCGAGTCTCAAAGAAGAATTCAAGGTACCAGATCTAATTACTCCTATAGAAAATCTCGACCCGGAAGAAATGGCCGAAGAATCAAAGAAATGGAGGGTAGGAGAATTCAAATGGAATTTCGAATGGGGAAACGAAGAACAAAACAAGGGGAAAacacaaaatcaaaataatgatgagaCTAAAGGAAGGAGGgacaaaaaggaaaaaaaagataaatcaGAGAAAACCCTGGaaataaactttgaaaaaaaaaaagaagcagaAAAAGGAGGACTCGGAACCAAAGTAAACCTCAATGCACAACGAAAGGAAGGAGAGGATAAGGAAAATACAAAGGATGGAAACAACAAcgaaagcaaaagaaaaaacgaggacACACAGAAAACGGAAAAAGCAAGGAAAAGGAGGATAGAGGTTAAACAAACGAATCTCGACACGTTGAAAGGGACGAACTGGCTGGATGATGAAATAGTCAACTCATACTTCGAATTAATTAGCAATGAAGAGTCATATGTTATgaattcctttttctttccgcGTTTGCACTTGAATGGCCATATAGCGGTAAAGAGGTGgacgaaaaaagtgaatatttTCGCATATGAGAGAGTGTTGATTCCAGTACACTTGGGAAACCATTGGTGCCTCGCAATTATAAacataaaatcaaaatcaatAATCTATTATGACAGCTTTAATGGAAGAAATCAAAGGTATCTTGAGACATTACTCGCGTATCTGGACGCCGAAGCaaaggaaaaagaggaaataTCCTTTGACAAAAGCGAATGGATAGTCGCAATGAAGAAGGATATTCCCCGTCAGCAGAATGGGTACGACTGCGGGGTATTTATTTGCCAGTATGCCAAGTACGAGGTcgcaaaaagagaaatgaatttctcgcAAAaggatattccccaaattcgaataaaaatgatggagGAACTTCAACAAGGAACTCTTCAAAACTAA